One Pempheris klunzingeri isolate RE-2024b chromosome 22, fPemKlu1.hap1, whole genome shotgun sequence DNA segment encodes these proteins:
- the LOC139222277 gene encoding U1 small nuclear ribonucleoprotein 70 kDa-like has product MKKVLKLKVTETRRDQDQETKRDRRPGGTETRRDQDQETRRDRYQEGPGPGGTGDQEGQETRRDRDQETRRDRDQEGQSPGGTGTRRDRDQEGQETRRDRDQEGQETRRDRVQEGQGPGGTETRRDRDQDQSYRHRTHKSLVVFWG; this is encoded by the exons ATGAAAAAGGTCCTGAAACTCAAGGTCACAG AGACCAGgagggaccaggaccaggagacCAAGAGGGacaggagaccaggagggacagagaccaggagggaccaggaccaggagaccaggagggacaGATACCAGgagggaccaggaccaggagggacaggagaccaggagggacaggagaccaggagggacagagaccaggagaccaggagggacaGAGACCAGGAGGGACAGAGTCCAGGAGGGACCGGGACCAGGAGGGACAGAGACCAGGAGGGacaggagaccaggagggacagagaccaggagggacaggagaccaggagggacaGAGTCCAGGAGGGACAGGGACCAGGAGGGACAGAGACCAGGAGGgacagggaccaggaccagtCCTACAGGCACAGAACACATAAGAGCCTGGTGGTGTTTTGGGGCTGA
- the e2f7 gene encoding transcription factor E2F7: MEVECLALKDLTSPGKSLAVDPEEQDGGQSEQKENICTDRRRSTPLKSAESTVPTLLINRKGVTPDLAHITPIKHTAHLTEPWTPTANLKILISAASPDIRDREMRKVLFRPIENERDQPARPGTEVEDTEVEDSCQLEAAGEEDDTGKKPSRKQKSLGLLCQKFLALYPDYPPPHSSIWISLDEVATSLGVERRRIYDIVNVLESLMIVGRIAKNSYTWHGRHRLEATLEELQRRARQQGYHLQMDLAAGARGAGPGREDDGAEGDTSNAGGNRKDKSLRIMSQKFVMLFLVSKTQTVTLDAAAKILIEESQDSSSDSKYKTKVRRLYDIANVLTSLSLIKKVHVREDRGKKPAFKWLGPVEFNNCGNAEKDLRKIKMARHASFNITPTSVAGQRQVSSAPSSPRPEPAAGLPNQPVDYSKKTPSYNAVHRLQAGNSTDNRPSAPLQTPACSSLLPPTNPTPLVPSLHPENFFAPSSSRHCLAYLPSLSQPSVVMLYRAPDKPDQVPEGRRSPRLESEEGRKRRREEREGEGTVVKKKGTPGLKGCDQVRAEAHREAAECSQTGNSSPPHSHPAGPSREQALEDGLGGSGGEPPQPSHYLYVPNSAGLNSLNFLLSAGQPAGLALPPSSVPTLALPYVLVPSAALSSYPLVASGLTQPASDAHSKLSFSLPAVMSPAHFMVGAAPYGLAAASEINSRSSPSTPEQSRLYGIATGTPQSPSGPHQTVGIGTPEPVTPHTPKETTPSASKAFFQTPGTLGSVVGAVPAARKRGSAQRRLDVGHPPTS, translated from the exons ATGGAGGTTGAGTGTCTGGCACTGAAAGACCTCACGAGTCCAGGGAAAAGTCTGGCGGTGGACCCGGAGGAGCAGGATGGGGGCCAAAGTGAACAAAAG GAAAACATCTGTACAGACAGGAGAAGATCTACGCCACTGAAATCTGCCGAGTCCACCGTCCCCACTTTACTGATTAACAGGAAGGGTGTCACTCCTGACCTGGCCCACATCACTCCCATCAAACACACGGCGCATCTGACTGAGCCCTGGACGCCCACGGCCAACCTGAAGATTCTGATCAGCGCTGCGAGCCCGGACATCCGGGACAGAGAGATGAGGAAGGTGCTGTTTAGACCCATCGAGAATGAGAGGGACCAGCCGGCCAGGCCAGGCACTGAGGTGGAGGACACGGAGGTGGAAGACTCTTGTCAG TTAGAGGCTGCGGGGGAGGAGGACGACACGGGCAAAAAGCCGAGCAGGAAGCAGAAGAGTCTGGGTCTGCTGTGCCAGAAGTTCCTGGCCCTCTACCCAGATTACCCCCCACCACACAGCTCCATCTGGATTTCACTGGATGAGGTGGCCACCAGTCTTG GAGTGGAACGGCGGCGTATCTACGACATTGTCAACGTGTTGGAGTCTCTCATGATCGTGGGTCGGATAGCCAAGAACAGCTACACGTGGCACGGTCGCCATCGGCTGGAGGCCacgctggaggagctgcagaggagggcaCGGCAACAGGGCTACCACCTCCAGATGGATCTGGCTGCTGGGGCCAGGGGGGCTGGACCGGGGCGCGAGGACGATGGAGCAGAAGGAGACACTAGCAACG ctggtggcaacaggaaagACAAATCTCTGCGCATCATGAGCCAGAAGTTCGTCATGCTGTTCCTGGTGTCCAAAACTCAGACTGTTACTCTGGACGCAGCAGCAAAGATCCTCATAGAGGAGAGTCAGgactcatccagtgacagcAAGTACAAAA CTAAGGTGCGGCGACTGTACGATATCGCAAACGTGCTGACCAGCCTGAGCCTCATAAAGAAGGTCCACGTCCGCGAGGACAGAGGCAAGAAGCCGGCCTTCAAATGGCTTGGCCCCGTTGAATTCAACAACTGTGGGAATGCTG AAAAGGACCTCAGAAAAATCAAGATGGCGCGCCACGCCTCTTTCAACATCACACCAACCTCTGTGGCCGGCCAACGGCAGGTCAGCTCTGCACCCAGCAGCCCGCGGCCTGAGCCTGCAG CAGGTCTGCCAAACCAGCCTGTGGATTATTCCAAAAAGACTCCAAGCTACAACGCAGTGCATCGACTGCAGGCTGGAAACAGCACTGA TAACCGTCCCAGCGCACCACTGCAAACTCCCGCTTGCAGCAGCCTGCTGCCTCCAACTAATCCCACCCCCCTGGTCCCATCCCTCCACCCAGAGAACTTCTTTGCACCCTCCTCCTCACGCCACTGCTTGGCCTACCTGCCCAGCCTGTCCCAGCCCTCAGTGGTCATGCTCTACAGGGCGCCAGACAAGCCCGACCAGGTGCCTGAGGGTCGGAGGTCGCCCAGGCTGGAGtctgaggaggggaggaagagaaggagagaagaaagggagggggaggggacaGTGGTGAAAAAGAAAGGAACGCCAGGGTTAAAGGGATGTGACCAG GTGAGAGCGGAGGCTCACAGGGAAGCAGCAGAGTGCTCACAAACGGGTAACAGCAGCCCACCCCACAGTCACCCAGCAGGCCCCTCCAGAGAGCAGGCGTTGGAAGACGGTCTGGGTGGCAGCGGGGGCGAGCCCCCCCAGCCTTCACATTACCTCTATGTGCCCAACAGTGCAG GTCTGAATAGCCTcaacttcctcctctctgccggACAGCCAGCCGGTCTAGCACTTCCCCCCAGCAGCGTTCCCACCCTGGCGCTGCCCTACGTCCTGGTGCCCTCTGCCGCCCTCTCCTCGTACCCGCTGGTGGCCAGTGGTCTAACACAGCCAGCCTCTGACGCCCACAGCAAGCTAAGCTTCAGCCTGCCCGCTGTGATGTCACCTGCCCACTTCATGGTGGGGGCGGCGCCGTATGGCCTGGCAGCAGCATCGGAGATCAACAGCAGGTCATCGCCGTCCACTCCAGAACAGAGCAGGCTGTACGGGATAGCGACGGGCACGCCACAGTCTCCATCAGGACCCCATCAGACTGTCGGCATCGGCACACCAGAGCCCGTG ACCCCACATACTCCAAAGGAAACCACACCGTCTGCTTCCAAGGCCTTCTTCCAGACCCCAGGCACACTGGGAAGTGTAGTCGGCGCCGTGCCAGCTGCCCGAAAAAGAGGCTCCGCACAGAGAAGGCTGGACGTGGGCCACCCTCCCACCAGTTAG
- the csrp2 gene encoding cysteine and glycine-rich protein 2, whose product MPNWGGGNKCAACRGTVYHAEEVQCDGKSFHKCCFLCMVCRKGLDSTTLASHDQEIYCKSCYGKKYGPKGYGYGQGAGTLNMDRGERLGIKHEETQTHRPTTNPNPSKFAQKFGGSEKCGRCGDSVYAAEKIMGAGKPWHKNCFRCAKCGKSLESTTQTEKDGEIYCKACYAKNFGPKGFGYGQGAGALVHAQ is encoded by the exons ATGCCAAACTGGGGAGGAGGCAACAAGTGTGCGGCGTGCCGTGGGACGGTCTACCATGCTGAGGAGGTGCAGTGTGACGGGAAGAGTTTCCACAAGTGCTGCTTTCTCTGCA tggTCTGCAGAAAGGGCTTAGACAGCACCACACTGGCCAGTCACGACCAGGAGATCTACTGCAAGTCCTGCTACGGGAAGAAGTACGGCCCCAAAGGCTACGGCTACGGTCAGGGGGCAGGGACGCTGAACATGGACCGAGGAGAACGGCTGGGAATCAAACATGAAGA GACACAGACTCACAGACCGACCACCAACCCCAACCCGTCCAAGTTTGCCCAGAAGTTTGGAGGTTCAGAGAAGTGTGGCCGGTGTGGAGACTCAGTGTATGCTGCCGAGAAGATCATGGGGGCAGGCAAG CCGTGGCACAAGAACTGCTTCCGCTGTGCAAAGTGTGGTAAGAGCCTGGAGTCGACCACTCAGACGGAGAAGGATGGAGAAATCTACTGCAAAG CCTGCTACGCCAAGAACTTCGGGCCCAAAGGCTTCGGTTACGGCCAAGGAGCCGGCGCTCTGGTTCACGCTCAGTGA